In the genome of Bacillus sp. S3, one region contains:
- a CDS encoding sugar-binding transcriptional regulator, producing the protein MQSFIDIQKRLLPDLLQVLQKRYTILRSIGFMQPVGRRSLAVSLGYTERILRSEVDFLKEQNLINANNVGMSLTPEGKNLLEDLEGLMRELKGIDVMELELKHRLGAKKVIIVPGDSDDSPLVKGELGKACANCMKKLLNGENIIAVTGGSTMAAVAERLSPDHHHKELLFVPARGGVGEDVANQANTICSNMARNTDSKHRVLYVPDQVSPEIYQSLIKEPDIHEVLELIRSASMVIHGIGDAITMAKRRKTNPEIKQKLETGKAVGEAFGYYFNEEGEIVHKVSTIGLQLEDLANIPNVIAVAGGASKAKAIKAFFKKAPASTILITDESVAKSLLKG; encoded by the coding sequence ATGCAATCATTTATTGATATTCAAAAAAGATTATTACCCGATCTCCTTCAAGTCCTGCAAAAACGTTATACAATATTACGTTCCATAGGATTTATGCAGCCTGTGGGAAGGAGGAGCTTAGCTGTCAGCCTCGGCTATACAGAAAGAATCCTCCGTAGTGAAGTAGATTTCCTCAAAGAGCAGAATCTTATTAACGCAAATAATGTGGGAATGAGTTTAACCCCAGAAGGGAAAAATTTACTTGAGGATTTAGAAGGTTTAATGCGTGAATTAAAGGGTATTGATGTGATGGAGCTGGAATTAAAGCATCGGCTTGGCGCTAAGAAAGTGATCATTGTACCCGGAGATAGTGATGATTCACCATTGGTTAAAGGCGAATTAGGCAAGGCGTGTGCAAATTGCATGAAAAAGCTTTTAAACGGGGAAAATATCATCGCTGTTACTGGCGGTTCAACGATGGCGGCTGTTGCAGAAAGATTATCTCCTGATCATCACCATAAGGAATTGCTGTTTGTCCCGGCACGCGGCGGGGTAGGCGAGGATGTCGCAAACCAAGCTAATACGATCTGCTCGAATATGGCAAGAAACACGGATTCCAAACATCGTGTATTGTACGTTCCCGACCAGGTCAGTCCGGAAATTTATCAATCCCTGATAAAAGAGCCTGACATTCATGAGGTGTTAGAACTAATTAGATCTGCAAGCATGGTTATTCATGGGATTGGGGATGCTATCACAATGGCTAAGCGGCGAAAAACGAACCCTGAAATCAAGCAAAAGCTTGAAACCGGGAAGGCCGTCGGCGAAGCTTTTGGTTATTATTTTAATGAAGAGGGCGAGATAGTCCACAAGGTCTCAACGATTGGACTACAGCTCGAAGACCTAGCCAATATCCCGAACGTCATTGCTGTGGCCGGAGGGGCATCAAAGGCAAAGGCCATCAAGGCATTTTTTAAAAAAGCACCGGCATCGACTATTTTAATAACTGATGAGAGTGTGGCAAAAAGTTTATTGAAAGGGTAA
- a CDS encoding glutaredoxin family protein — protein sequence MTKTTITLYTRNRCSLCDKAKTALEELQQEWNFSLEEIDIETSDDLTERYGLMIPVVYLDGEEVGFGFVDKFDISNRLQEKSYSK from the coding sequence ATGACGAAAACGACGATCACACTCTATACACGTAATCGCTGCTCCCTTTGTGATAAAGCAAAGACCGCACTTGAAGAGCTGCAACAGGAATGGAATTTTTCCCTCGAAGAAATCGATATTGAAACGAGCGATGACTTAACCGAGCGCTATGGCTTGATGATTCCAGTTGTATACCTCGACGGGGAAGAAGTCGGATTTGGCTTCGTTGATAAATTTGATATAAGTAACCGTTTGCAAGAAAAAAGCTACAGCAAATAA
- the rpoN gene encoding RNA polymerase factor sigma-54, with protein MNFKAGLWQQQTLKLTMTQELSQAIALLQYSAQELTAFLEDKALENPLMKVETGDVKPMNPLMDRKRRRHQKEEKDWIEQIADKPFSLEDHLISQLNIANLSAEQLKVIRRLIQSLDENGYFLGDLSEIAQSLRVEEEVVEDCLAVIQTLEPAGIGARNLQECLLMQLYYENPNNEVALNILANYFVLFAEKKWKQIAKEMKITLKDIQDVFDQIQFLNPKPGAMLANETTTYIIPDAIVEQTEEGLTVRMFDDSLPRISFNENYYKKFKDQDQQVSRFLQDKVQDYQWIARSIEQRRETLTKVVAKIVEKQTAFFQKGAQYLVPMTMKEVAAELDIHESTVSRAVREKYVQTPVGTFSLKTFFTSMIQTVSADENTSSTQVKNEISKLIEQENKEKPLSDQEIVEQLKTKAGIVVSRRTIAKYRDQLGIPSSSKRKRFN; from the coding sequence ATGAACTTTAAGGCAGGTTTATGGCAGCAGCAAACGTTGAAATTAACGATGACACAGGAATTGTCGCAGGCTATTGCATTATTGCAATATTCGGCCCAGGAACTGACTGCTTTTTTAGAAGATAAGGCACTCGAAAATCCCCTTATGAAGGTTGAAACGGGCGATGTTAAGCCGATGAATCCCCTCATGGACCGCAAACGCCGCCGGCATCAAAAAGAGGAAAAGGATTGGATCGAACAAATTGCAGACAAACCCTTTTCACTTGAAGACCATTTAATCTCTCAATTAAATATTGCCAACTTATCGGCAGAACAATTAAAAGTCATTCGGCGTCTGATTCAGAGTCTTGATGAAAACGGTTACTTTCTGGGTGACCTTAGTGAAATTGCTCAAAGCCTGCGGGTGGAGGAAGAAGTAGTTGAAGATTGCTTAGCTGTGATACAAACGCTTGAACCGGCAGGCATCGGTGCACGGAACCTTCAAGAGTGCCTGTTGATGCAACTGTATTATGAAAATCCAAATAATGAAGTGGCATTAAATATATTAGCCAACTATTTCGTTCTGTTTGCTGAAAAGAAATGGAAGCAAATTGCGAAGGAAATGAAAATAACTTTAAAAGATATTCAAGATGTGTTTGACCAAATTCAATTTCTGAATCCAAAGCCGGGTGCTATGTTAGCAAATGAAACCACCACGTATATTATTCCGGACGCCATTGTCGAGCAAACCGAGGAAGGCCTGACAGTCAGGATGTTTGATGATTCCCTGCCAAGGATAAGTTTCAATGAGAATTATTATAAGAAGTTCAAAGATCAGGACCAGCAAGTCAGCCGTTTTTTGCAGGATAAGGTCCAGGATTATCAATGGATTGCCAGAAGTATTGAACAACGCCGGGAAACGCTCACTAAGGTGGTTGCCAAAATTGTTGAAAAGCAAACGGCCTTTTTTCAAAAGGGTGCACAATATTTGGTGCCAATGACAATGAAGGAAGTGGCCGCTGAATTGGATATTCATGAATCAACGGTAAGCCGTGCGGTTCGTGAAAAATATGTCCAGACACCGGTCGGGACCTTTTCATTAAAAACATTCTTCACCAGCATGATTCAGACCGTTTCGGCGGATGAAAATACATCGTCGACCCAGGTGAAAAATGAGATTAGTAAATTAATAGAACAAGAAAATAAAGAAAAGCCGTTATCAGATCAAGAAATTGTGGAACAATTAAAAACGAAGGCAGGGATTGTGGTTTCGAGGCGTACGATTGCTAAATACCGTGATCAGCTGGGAATCCCGTCATCTTCAAAACGAAAAAGGTTCAATTAA
- the clpP gene encoding ATP-dependent Clp endopeptidase proteolytic subunit ClpP produces the protein MNLIPTVIEQTNRGERAYDIYSRLLKDRIIMLGSAIDDNVANSIVAQLLFLEAENPEKDITLYINSPGGSITAGMAIYDTMQYIKADVSTVCIGMAASMGAFLLAAGTKGKRYALPNAEVMIHQPLGGAQGQATEIEIAAKRILFLREKLNGILAERTGQPLEVIQRDTDRDNFMTAERAKEYGLIDNIVTRNPNEIKDKK, from the coding sequence ATGAATTTGATTCCTACAGTTATTGAACAAACAAACCGCGGAGAACGTGCATATGACATTTATTCCCGTCTGTTAAAAGATCGGATTATTATGCTTGGCAGCGCGATTGATGACAATGTTGCCAACAGCATTGTAGCACAATTACTATTTTTAGAAGCGGAAAATCCTGAAAAAGATATTACCCTTTACATCAATAGCCCAGGTGGAAGCATTACAGCCGGTATGGCTATTTATGATACCATGCAGTATATTAAAGCAGATGTTTCAACTGTTTGTATCGGGATGGCTGCATCGATGGGTGCATTCTTACTTGCTGCGGGCACAAAAGGCAAGCGCTATGCATTGCCTAATGCCGAAGTTATGATCCATCAGCCACTTGGCGGTGCTCAAGGACAAGCGACAGAAATCGAGATCGCCGCGAAACGCATTCTTTTCCTTCGCGAAAAATTAAATGGTATCCTTGCAGAGCGCACAGGCCAGCCACTTGAAGTGATTCAACGCGATACTGATCGTGATAACTTCATGACAGCTGAAAGAGCAAAGGAATACGGCTTAATTGACAACATCGTTACCCGTAACCCTAATGAAATCAAAGATAAAAAGTAA
- a CDS encoding HPr family phosphocarrier protein, producing MLAKQVEVKLKTGLQARPAALFVQEANRFSADIFLEKDGKKVNAKSIMGLMSLAVGSGVVINIIADGDDEDKAINALTDFIEKEQ from the coding sequence ATGTTGGCGAAACAAGTAGAAGTAAAATTGAAAACGGGTCTTCAGGCACGCCCAGCAGCACTTTTTGTGCAAGAAGCTAACCGTTTTTCAGCTGATATTTTTCTAGAGAAGGACGGAAAAAAGGTTAATGCCAAAAGCATCATGGGCTTAATGAGCTTAGCAGTCGGCTCAGGAGTTGTCATCAATATCATCGCTGATGGCGACGATGAAGACAAAGCGATCAACGCATTAACTGATTTTATTGAAAAAGAGCAATAA
- the whiA gene encoding DNA-binding protein WhiA, whose translation MSFASETKKELTNLEVKTCCLQSELSALIRMNGSLSFSNRKLVVDIQTENAAIARRIYTLLKKSYQVQVELLVRKKMRLKKNNVYIVRLAEQAKEILEDTKILGEGFTIIHDISPGLIKKKCCKRSYLRGAFLAGGSVNNPETSSYHLEIASLYKEHNDSLCELMNTFGLNSKTLERKKGFITYLKEAEKITEFLNIVGAHNALLRFEDVRIVRDMRNSVNRLVNCETANLNKTIGASIRQVENIRFIDATVGLQILPDKLREIAELRIQYPDVTLKELGEMVSGGNISKSGINHRLRKIDEIAEKLRVGEMAPKHSSL comes from the coding sequence ATGTCTTTCGCTTCGGAGACGAAAAAGGAATTAACAAACTTGGAAGTGAAAACGTGCTGCCTTCAATCTGAGTTATCAGCTTTGATTCGCATGAACGGTTCCCTTTCCTTTTCCAATCGTAAGCTAGTTGTTGATATTCAAACCGAAAATGCTGCGATTGCCAGAAGAATTTATACATTATTGAAAAAGAGCTACCAAGTGCAAGTAGAGCTCTTAGTTCGAAAAAAAATGCGCCTAAAGAAAAACAATGTTTACATTGTTCGCTTAGCCGAGCAGGCAAAGGAAATTCTTGAGGATACGAAAATTTTGGGTGAAGGATTTACCATCATTCATGATATTTCACCGGGACTTATTAAAAAGAAGTGTTGTAAGCGTTCTTATTTACGCGGCGCCTTCCTTGCCGGTGGATCCGTTAATAATCCGGAAACGTCTTCCTATCATTTGGAAATTGCTTCGCTTTATAAAGAACATAATGATTCTTTATGCGAATTGATGAATACATTTGGACTTAATAGTAAAACGCTTGAGCGTAAAAAAGGCTTTATCACCTACTTAAAGGAAGCCGAGAAAATAACCGAGTTTCTCAATATTGTCGGTGCCCATAATGCCTTGCTTCGCTTTGAGGATGTCCGAATTGTCAGGGATATGCGGAACTCCGTGAACCGTTTGGTAAACTGTGAAACCGCTAATCTTAATAAAACGATCGGTGCATCCATCAGGCAGGTAGAAAACATCCGCTTTATCGACGCAACCGTCGGCTTGCAGATTTTGCCGGATAAACTCAGGGAAATTGCCGAGCTCCGAATTCAATATCCGGATGTAACGCTGAAGGAACTGGGAGAAATGGTATCCGGAGGAAACATCAGTAAGTCAGGAATTAATCACCGCTTACGAAAAATTGATGAAATTGCGGAAAAGCTGCGTGTCGGGGAAATGGCTCCAAAGCATAGTAGCTTGTGA
- a CDS encoding uridine diphosphate-N-acetylglucosamine-binding protein YvcK — MRELGQPRIVVIGGGTGLPVLLRGLKQYPVDITAIVTVADDGGSSGRLREDLHIPPPGDIRNVLASLSDVEPLVEEMFQHRFKTSNELSGHSLGNLILAAMTSITGNFVHAIQEMSKILNVRGKVLPAANQSVVLHAEMEDGTTVSGESKIPYSGKKIKRVYLTSKSTIRPLPESIHAIRQADLIIIGPGSLYTSILPNLLVPGLGDEVCRSRAKKVYICNLMTQAGETHGYAASDHVKAIYDHMSCAFMNTILVNNEEIPQHIQLRYNEELADPVLYDLPQLFQLGLEVVHADIAYQENGALRHDPKKVANILYNLLIDETKKRYEA, encoded by the coding sequence ATGAGAGAGTTAGGACAGCCTCGTATTGTCGTCATTGGCGGAGGCACAGGATTACCTGTCTTACTAAGAGGATTAAAACAGTATCCTGTGGATATCACCGCTATTGTGACTGTCGCGGATGATGGCGGCAGTTCAGGACGCTTGCGCGAGGACCTGCATATTCCTCCACCAGGGGACATTCGAAATGTGTTAGCATCTTTGTCAGATGTAGAACCGCTTGTAGAGGAAATGTTTCAGCACCGCTTTAAAACGTCGAATGAACTTTCCGGGCATTCACTAGGCAATTTAATCTTGGCCGCGATGACCTCGATTACCGGAAATTTTGTTCACGCGATTCAAGAAATGAGCAAAATACTAAATGTCCGGGGCAAGGTATTGCCGGCTGCTAACCAGAGCGTCGTTTTGCATGCGGAGATGGAAGACGGAACGACCGTTTCAGGCGAATCTAAAATCCCTTATTCGGGAAAAAAAATAAAGCGTGTGTATTTAACATCAAAAAGTACAATCCGCCCATTGCCGGAATCAATTCATGCGATTCGGCAGGCAGATTTAATTATTATCGGACCTGGAAGCTTGTATACAAGTATCCTGCCCAATTTGCTCGTCCCGGGTTTAGGTGATGAAGTATGCCGCTCCCGTGCGAAAAAGGTGTATATATGCAACCTGATGACACAGGCCGGGGAAACACATGGCTATGCAGCCAGTGACCATGTGAAAGCTATTTATGATCATATGAGCTGTGCCTTTATGAATACGATTCTTGTCAATAATGAAGAGATCCCACAGCATATACAGCTCCGTTATAATGAAGAATTGGCTGACCCTGTTCTATATGATTTACCGCAGCTATTCCAGCTTGGGCTAGAAGTCGTGCATGCGGATATTGCCTACCAGGAAAATGGCGCGTTAAGACATGATCCCAAAAAGGTAGCAAATATTTTATATAATTTGCTAATTGATGAAACCAAAAAGCGATATGAAGCGTAG
- the rapZ gene encoding RNase adapter RapZ, with protein MSTGSTSETQMVIITGMSGAGKTVAIQSFEDLGFFCVDNLPPTLLPKFLELMKESGNKMNKVALVMDLRGREFFDHLFKALDELAETSWVNPQILFLDADDATLVRRYKETRRSHPLAHSGLPLEGITLERELLEELKGRAQLIYNTSRMKPRELREKILTEFTANNQVIFTVNVMSFGFKHGIPIDADLVFDVRFLPNPFYIEHMRPLTGLDEEVSSYVLKWNETNKFLEKLTDLLTFMLPHYKREGKAQLVIAIGCTGGQHRSVTLAEYLGRFFQNDYKTCVTHRDIERRKDKTT; from the coding sequence ATGAGTACCGGTTCGACAAGCGAAACTCAGATGGTGATTATTACAGGAATGTCTGGGGCTGGAAAAACTGTAGCCATTCAAAGCTTTGAAGATTTAGGATTCTTCTGTGTTGATAATCTGCCTCCTACATTACTTCCAAAATTTCTTGAACTAATGAAGGAATCCGGGAATAAAATGAATAAAGTTGCCCTTGTCATGGACTTAAGGGGAAGAGAATTCTTTGACCATCTTTTTAAAGCGCTTGATGAACTTGCTGAAACATCATGGGTAAATCCGCAAATTTTATTTTTAGATGCGGATGATGCTACACTGGTACGCAGATATAAAGAAACAAGGCGGTCTCATCCGCTTGCCCATTCAGGCCTGCCACTTGAAGGCATCACGCTTGAGCGTGAACTTCTCGAGGAATTAAAAGGCCGGGCACAACTGATTTACAATACTTCCCGGATGAAACCTCGTGAATTACGTGAGAAAATATTAACGGAATTTACCGCGAATAACCAAGTAATCTTTACTGTCAATGTCATGTCCTTTGGCTTTAAGCATGGGATTCCAATCGATGCGGATCTAGTATTTGACGTGCGTTTCTTGCCAAATCCTTTTTATATCGAACACATGCGGCCATTAACAGGCTTGGATGAAGAGGTCTCAAGCTATGTTTTGAAATGGAATGAAACCAATAAATTTTTGGAAAAATTAACGGATTTGCTCACCTTCATGCTTCCTCATTATAAAAGAGAGGGGAAAGCACAGCTAGTGATTGCGATTGGCTGTACCGGCGGGCAGCATCGTTCCGTTACGTTAGCCGAGTATCTCGGACGATTTTTCCAAAATGATTATAAGACATGCGTCACCCACCGTGACATTGAGAGGAGAAAGGATAAAACAACATGA
- a CDS encoding NUDIX hydrolase has product MQRVTNCVLIRNNQILLLQKPRRGWWVAPGGKMEPGESVRDSCIREYREETGIYLKNPQLKGIFTMIMKEGDKLLSEWMMFTFVATDSDGMDLEESEEGKLAWQPIDQIKGLPMAAGDLHIIDYMVHGKGIIYGTFTYTKDFQLISYRLDPS; this is encoded by the coding sequence ATGCAGCGTGTGACCAATTGTGTATTGATCAGGAACAATCAAATATTATTGCTGCAAAAACCGCGCCGCGGCTGGTGGGTTGCCCCAGGCGGAAAAATGGAGCCCGGTGAGTCTGTTCGCGACTCCTGCATCAGGGAATACCGGGAAGAAACGGGCATCTATTTGAAAAACCCACAATTAAAAGGGATTTTTACGATGATTATGAAGGAAGGCGATAAACTGCTTTCCGAATGGATGATGTTTACCTTTGTGGCAACCGATTCAGATGGCATGGATTTAGAGGAATCGGAAGAGGGCAAGCTCGCGTGGCAGCCGATTGACCAAATTAAAGGTCTGCCAATGGCTGCCGGTGATCTACATATCATCGATTATATGGTTCATGGAAAAGGGATCATTTACGGTACTTTCACTTACACAAAAGATTTTCAACTCATTAGTTATCGATTAGATCCAAGTTAA
- the trxB gene encoding thioredoxin-disulfide reductase, whose amino-acid sequence MTEEKIYDVIIAGAGPAGMTAAVYTSRASLSTLMIERGMPGGQMANTEDVENYPGFESILGPDLSTKMFEHAKKFGAEYAYGDIKEIVDHGDYKLITAGSKQYKARSVIISTGAEYKKVGVPGEKELGGRGVSYCAVCDGAFFKGRELYVIGGGDSAVEEGVYLTRFASKVTIVHRRDQLRAQKILQDRAFANEKIDFIWNHTIKSINDKDGKVGSITLVSTENGEEQTLPADGVFIYIGMVPLSKPFESIGITNENGYIETNELMETKVPGIFAAGDIREKTLRQIVTATGDGSIAAQSAQHFVEELKEEMKLKK is encoded by the coding sequence ATGACAGAAGAAAAAATTTATGACGTAATTATTGCCGGAGCTGGTCCCGCAGGAATGACAGCTGCCGTGTATACATCACGCGCGAGCCTTTCCACACTCATGATTGAGCGCGGGATGCCGGGCGGACAAATGGCCAATACAGAGGATGTCGAAAACTATCCAGGCTTTGAGAGCATTTTAGGCCCTGATTTATCAACGAAAATGTTTGAGCATGCCAAAAAGTTTGGTGCTGAATATGCCTATGGGGATATTAAGGAAATCGTTGATCACGGCGACTACAAACTCATAACTGCCGGTTCTAAACAATATAAAGCCCGTTCAGTTATTATTTCAACAGGTGCTGAGTATAAGAAAGTCGGTGTCCCAGGCGAAAAAGAGCTTGGCGGCCGCGGCGTCTCTTATTGTGCGGTTTGTGATGGTGCATTTTTTAAAGGGAGAGAATTGTATGTCATTGGCGGCGGGGACTCTGCTGTTGAAGAGGGCGTATATTTAACTCGCTTTGCATCTAAGGTGACCATTGTTCACCGACGCGATCAGCTTCGGGCACAGAAGATTCTTCAGGATCGTGCCTTTGCCAATGAAAAAATCGACTTTATCTGGAACCATACGATTAAATCGATTAATGATAAAGATGGCAAGGTAGGCAGTATTACCCTTGTCTCGACAGAAAATGGCGAAGAACAAACATTACCGGCAGATGGCGTTTTCATTTATATTGGGATGGTGCCGCTGTCTAAACCATTCGAAAGCATTGGCATTACCAACGAAAATGGCTATATTGAGACGAATGAACTCATGGAAACCAAGGTGCCTGGGATTTTCGCAGCGGGTGATATTCGCGAAAAAACACTGCGCCAAATTGTAACGGCAACCGGAGACGGCAGTATCGCCGCCCAAAGTGCCCAGCATTTTGTCGAGGAACTTAAAGAAGAGATGAAATTAAAGAAATAA
- a CDS encoding tetratricopeptide repeat protein → MVKDLMARMQKGKLLTFVPTGEYYFTKGLKAYHRRDFIKSKKYLERAIQLEPGEPMITCQLAVVSTELGEFEHSNRLLHLILEELDPDMAECHYFLANNYAHMGFFKDAYHHSKLYLQLDPDGDFSEDTEDLLEVLTLESEGLEEELYEEDDLIFKQEQARELLESGYFPKAIELLKDVVKDYPEYWSAYNNLALAYFYLGKVEKAESILVDVLERNPGNLHALCNQLIFAYYQGQSEGVAQLVNSLKKIQPLHSEYQFKLGATFALVGENELAYLWLKKLYKHGFNGDGPFYYWLAYSAYFTGHEQFAHAIWKVVLEMNPEKEGSEPWNDKDPAANGFEDYKGSIFQKLESDYVEERLFALFLTSVSSKKDEIITSKRLFQNPKLTTLEKEYISLIRSGKPSLTADAQEIAELFYENYQPIGTVESGLYLMWFSVFAELSKTNVRLKNKRAWAGAVEYLWHKLRSEKVSQQEVAERYGLSSATIGKYVKLVNNYLN, encoded by the coding sequence ATGGTGAAAGACTTGATGGCAAGAATGCAAAAAGGAAAACTATTAACATTTGTTCCTACGGGGGAATATTATTTCACGAAAGGTTTAAAGGCATACCATCGACGTGATTTTATTAAATCAAAAAAATATCTTGAGCGGGCGATTCAGCTTGAGCCGGGTGAACCGATGATTACATGCCAGTTGGCGGTCGTGTCAACAGAACTTGGCGAGTTTGAACATTCCAACCGACTCTTGCATCTCATCCTTGAAGAGCTTGACCCAGATATGGCGGAATGCCATTACTTTTTAGCGAATAATTATGCCCATATGGGATTTTTTAAAGATGCTTATCATCACAGTAAGCTATATCTGCAGCTCGATCCTGACGGTGACTTTTCGGAAGACACCGAGGATTTGCTTGAAGTGCTCACCTTAGAATCAGAGGGTTTAGAGGAAGAGTTATATGAAGAAGATGATCTGATCTTCAAACAAGAGCAGGCTCGTGAGCTGCTCGAGTCCGGCTACTTTCCTAAGGCGATCGAATTGTTAAAAGATGTCGTCAAGGATTATCCGGAATACTGGTCTGCTTACAACAATTTAGCACTCGCTTACTTTTATTTAGGTAAAGTCGAAAAGGCGGAATCAATTTTAGTGGATGTGCTCGAACGGAATCCGGGCAATCTTCATGCACTGTGCAACCAACTGATCTTTGCTTATTATCAAGGTCAGTCAGAAGGTGTTGCACAATTGGTGAACTCATTGAAAAAAATTCAGCCGCTCCACAGTGAATATCAATTTAAGCTGGGAGCCACCTTTGCATTAGTTGGAGAAAATGAGCTTGCTTATTTATGGTTGAAAAAGTTATATAAACATGGTTTTAATGGAGATGGACCATTTTATTACTGGCTCGCCTATTCGGCATATTTCACGGGACATGAACAATTTGCACATGCCATTTGGAAAGTAGTGCTCGAAATGAATCCCGAAAAGGAAGGCTCAGAACCATGGAATGACAAAGATCCAGCTGCAAACGGATTTGAGGATTATAAGGGCTCGATTTTTCAAAAGCTTGAAAGTGACTATGTGGAAGAACGGTTATTTGCCCTTTTCCTGACGTCTGTTTCCAGTAAAAAAGACGAAATCATCACTTCAAAACGGCTTTTCCAGAATCCAAAATTGACTACTTTGGAAAAAGAGTATATTTCTCTAATTAGATCAGGGAAACCTTCCCTGACGGCAGATGCACAGGAAATTGCTGAGCTTTTTTATGAAAATTATCAGCCGATTGGCACGGTTGAGTCGGGGTTGTACTTGATGTGGTTCTCGGTGTTTGCCGAACTTTCCAAAACCAACGTCCGCTTGAAGAATAAACGGGCATGGGCTGGGGCTGTCGAGTACTTATGGCATAAGCTGCGCAGTGAAAAGGTTTCCCAGCAGGAAGTTGCGGAACGTTACGGACTCTCCTCAGCAACCATCGGTAAATATGTAAAATTAGTGAATAACTATTTAAACTAA
- the hisIE gene encoding bifunctional phosphoribosyl-AMP cyclohydrolase/phosphoribosyl-ATP diphosphatase HisIE, with the protein MNVRFDEKGLVPAIIQDAGTKEVLTLAYMNEESLSKTIETGETWFYSRSRQELWHKGATSGNTQTVVNINYDCDQDALLVLVNPKGPACHTGAVSCFSERIVEGTSNMADYQILQTLEKVITRREQERPEGAYTTYLFEKGVDKILKKVGEEAAEVIIAAKNRDHEELRWEAADLLYHLQVLLVEQGLPFKEVLRTLEERHKDRS; encoded by the coding sequence ATGAACGTTCGATTTGATGAAAAGGGCCTAGTCCCTGCCATTATCCAGGATGCGGGAACGAAAGAAGTGTTAACACTCGCCTATATGAACGAGGAATCTCTGTCAAAGACGATTGAAACCGGTGAAACGTGGTTTTACAGCCGTTCGCGCCAGGAATTGTGGCACAAGGGCGCAACAAGCGGCAATACACAAACGGTTGTGAATATCAACTATGACTGCGACCAAGATGCGTTATTAGTGCTTGTCAATCCAAAAGGGCCCGCCTGCCATACGGGTGCCGTAAGCTGTTTTTCAGAACGGATTGTCGAGGGTACCTCGAATATGGCGGATTACCAAATCCTGCAAACCCTTGAAAAAGTAATTACCAGGCGTGAACAGGAGCGGCCGGAAGGTGCGTATACCACATACCTTTTTGAAAAAGGCGTCGATAAGATCTTGAAAAAGGTGGGGGAAGAAGCGGCAGAGGTGATTATCGCAGCCAAGAACCGTGACCATGAGGAGCTTAGATGGGAAGCGGCGGATTTGCTTTATCACTTGCAAGTCCTTTTAGTTGAACAAGGACTTCCCTTTAAAGAAGTATTGCGAACATTAGAAGAAAGACACAAAGACCGGTCTTAA